CCTGCAGAAGTGAAACAATCACTGCCTTGTTTACAGGAGCTGTgtaagaggaagaagaggtgaTAGCCCTCCCCTGTGACTCCAGATGAAATGTTCAGACCAAGCGTGGGACTGGATggtgaaaaaaaagcaaatatataccTTTAGGGTTccattcttccttcctcttttaaCCACCTAGGTTTCAATGACACATATCTAGGTCTTGAAAAGCATTTGTAAAGAGAACTGAGCCTGGTGACCTCAGAACAAggtttttcaagaaaaatgaatgctgctGTCATTGTGCTTCATTAAATTCAGGGTAATTGAAGGCCTGAGACGTGGAGGAAAGTATCTGTGGATAGAGGGAGGTGTGATGGAAGAACAGACCTGTCCAGGACAGTGGAGAGAGAACCCTACTGATGTGTAGCTTACCCTTAATCCTGATGGCTTTGCTCTTCACAGACCAGACTGCGCTGAGCCCACTGATTATGGTGTTGGTGCATGTGTGTGGTCCACCATCCTTTGGCTCTGTGATGCTGAAGCTGCAGGTACAGGTCCAAATGTCCACAGCCCATCCACCTGTTGTCCTCCTTGGATCAGAAAACGACAAATCAGAAGGAGAGTGTGCACAGTGAGATAGTCATTCTTTTTGTGTGTTCAGAGAGTGCAGAAAGGCCTGGGAACGAAGTTAGGCATACAATTTATAGGAAGATAGACTTGTTCACCAGGGATCAGAGCAGAAATCCCTGTCTGTGGGACCACTTGGTGCACGCATACTGGATCAGACATTTGAGGGAAGGGTAAACTCAGCTTGCAGGAGCTGCCTTGAAATAGAGCTCTCTCCCCTGTATGACTCATTAATTCGCTGGCAGAAAACAAGCTGTTGTGTTGCTTGTATCAGCACAAACTCCAGCCCTCtgacacttcaaaaaaaaaaaaaacacagaacaagaacagcagtaatgaaaaacagaagttttcttgcactgcaacttctgttttttctcaggGTGGACAAGAGATAAGAAATCAGCTCTAAGTCCCACAAAAGTCCCACAACCCCATCCTGTGCCAGTCCATAGCTGCACAACAAGATttgcacaacttttttttcttttaatctgcaTTTAAAGCTCGAAACCAGATAGGTTAATTCCAGTTCTTCAAAGACAGAGCTACTTGTGACTAACACTCACAGTCCTCGAGTTGAGGTCAGACCTCTAGAACATAAGCAAGAAAATCTTGCTGTTACTGTAAGGTCAAGGGAACAGCTCTTCTGCACCTTCTGCTGTGGTTTCACACCGCCAGGCAGCCAAATGCCACTACAATCtttctctcactcctcctcaaaggggaagggggagaaaatacaatgaaaaagggctcaagggttgagataagaagAGGAACATCACTCAACAATCATAattatgggcaaaacagactcagcatagggagatcaGTGTAACATTGCAACAGAATGGAGCAATgtgaaagtaaaagcaaactgaaaacacccTCCCCACTTCCCCAGCACCCACTTCCACTTCTTCACCCCGAGCAGCACAAGGGAAcagggaactggggctgtggTTAGCGCAGAACACTTCATCACCTGCCATGGTCAGCGCAGAGCACGTCATCATCGCCTCcaacgtggggtccctcccaggGGATGCCTCCTTCCCGAgctgatcctgtgggggctcttCTTCCCATGGagtccatctgtcaggagcaaactgctccaacctgggtcccctCATGGGTTCCTTCCCCTGCAACGGTTCCTCTGGGCTCCTTTGTGCATGCAGACTCTGTTTTATCACATAACAATTCAGCCAGTTCATTGCAATAAACCTTTCTGATAACACACAGGTTATAACCCCTCTCCAGTGTGCTGTGAGGAGGGGGGTGTAAGACTCAGTGGTCTAAAAACACCAcctgacaaaaaaataacagctgggGAGAGATGAGCAGGGTCCACCTCGGAAGAGAGAAAACTTGACAAGGAGATGCAAGAAACGTGGGCCCACGGTAACCTCAAGCAGCAGCTAGGACGTTGCTTCCTCACACCGTGCAGCATTCCACTGCATACTGGAATAGCTGGAAGGCCAAAAATAGGTAGCATTTGTAAAGATGAAGATTTGAAATCAAGCAGAGTTTTAATGTGTAGCAGCATGTTGTTGTGTCTGAGCTGATAGCATCGTCATCTCCCCCATAACATCGTCATCTCCCCCATAACATCATCGTCATCTCCCCCGTAATGTCGCCATCTCCCCCATATCATCATCTCCCCCACACATACAAACATGGAGGAAGATGAGAACTCACCGGACTCCGGGCTTCTGCTGTCTAACACTTGTGCTTCCCCAGGCTGAGCTCGGAGGACATCACAGGGTTAAATCCCAGCTTCcctttccccagctgcaggaatggtttaatataaaaactaataaaataaaaataagaacgGGGGATTGTCCAGTGACACAGACGGGGCATGCTAAGTCTCTAGCTAGCTGAGGCTGTCAGGAAAGAGATAGAAGCAGAGTGATACAAGATAAAACTTTTTAAGGACtagtgctgtggtttaacccagcaagcagctcagcaccacacagccgtttgctcactTCCCTCCCACCACAGagagatgggggagagaacagaaaaaaaaagaaagaaagaaaaaaaaaaagtaatagctCATGGTTTCatataaagacagtttaaaagggcagaaaggaagggaaaaaataataatgataaaggAATATACAAAGCgagtgatgcacagtgcaattgctcaccactcaCCGACCGATGCCAGACCCCAAGCACTGTTCCAGctactgggaggaaaattaactcgATCCCAAGTGAAATCAGGACAGATGGTCAGAGTAACTCCAAGCGCAGGGCAAACTGACTGCTGCCTTCGCAGTAACTTCAGCAGGTCCTTGCGGGAAGGTTCTGTCTTGCCTTGCTTTGCAGCTATGGCAGTGGgagacactgaagaaaaatcttccttctgCCACCGTGTCTTTGAAGCCTGGCATGGAGTGGAAGGAAGCCTGGAGGCCCACAGCTACCCTTTTCCTGAAGCCCTCCTGAAATAAggtagaaaagaaacagctcttCCATATCCAAATCGTTCCTTTGCCAGCTGGATCCATGGGTTAAGATCTGCTGTTCCTCAAGGAGTTTGGGGTTCTCACCCACAAGACTGGCTCACTTGACTTTGCGTAGGCAAACCTTAAGTATTCACACAGAAATGCCCTGCTCCTCCTCGTCTTGGCCAAAAGGACTCCTTGATCAcctcctggggctgggaagaCCTCGCAGAGGTGCCACTGGGTTGCCTGGAAGAAGCAACAGCCGACTGCATCCTTGTGAGTGATGACTGAGGTCAAAGCAGCAAGGCAATGCCCAGGGGACAGTGCCTTGTGTCTTCTTGTATAGGAAGGGAAACTCAGCCCTATGGGGCAGGCCTGGTTAACACCATGCTCATCCACAGAGGAGGTGCtgtgaaaattcagaaatgagGCTGAATTTCAGAGGCAAGCAAAAACCAGGTTTAAtagacacagatttctaggttggaagagacctcaagatcatcgagtccaacctccgacctaacactaagcactccactaaaccatatcgctaagctctacatctaaacgtcttttaaagacctccagggatggtgactccaccacctccctgggcagcccgttccagtgcttaataaccctttcggtaaagaagtacttcctaacatccaacctaaaactcccctgtcgcaactttcgcccattccccctcgtccggtcaccaggcacgtgggagaacagaccaatccccacctcactacagcctcctttaaggtacctgtagagagcgataaggtcgcccctgagcctcctcttctccaggctgaacaagcccagctccctcagccgctcctcgtaagacttgttctccagacccctcaccagcttggtcgcccttctctggactcgctcgagcatgtccatgtccttcctgtagcgaggggcccaaaactgaacacagtactcgaggtgcggcctcaccagagccgagtacagggggacaatcacttccctagacctgctggccacactgcttcttatacaagccaggatgctgttggccttcttggccacctgagcacactgctggctcatattcagccgactatcaaccaatactcccaggtccttctcggccaggcagctttccaaccactcatctcccagcctgtaactctgcttggggttgttgcgccccaggtgcaggacccggcacttggccttgttgaacttcatacagttgacctcagcccatcgctccagcctatccagatcctcctgcagagccttcctgccctcgagcagatcgacacacgcacttagcttggtgtcatctgcaaacttactgagggtgcactggacgccctcatccagatcatcgataaagatattaaagaggaccggccccagtaccgagccctgggggacaccacttgtgaccagcctccaaccagatttgactccattcaccacaactctctgggcccggctatccagccagtttctaacccagcgaagcgtacgccagtccaagccccgcgcagccagtttcttgaggagaatgttgtggggaacggtgtcaaaagccttactgaggtcaaggtaaaccacatccacagcccttccctcatccaccaagcgcgtcactttgtcatagaaggagatcaggttcgtcaagcaaGGAAATAGGAACATTGTGGGTTAGGTGTGAGATAGAGCAGACGCACAAATCAACCCAGAGGCTCTTCTCTGAGCCAATAGCACATCTAGACTGAAATGTGAAATAGTCACAACCCTAAGACCTAGAGACCTCCTCTGCCATGATCCCGAGGCTGTGCACAAgcaaacacaaatacacacatttcAGGAAGGAGGATGGAAAGACACACCTTTCCATGAAACCCACAAGACCTAAACACAACATCCAGCTTTAATTGGTAAGACACAAGGCATGGGGTTgtgcagagaggaaaggagtAGCCAAGTACTTCCAGTTCACTGCTTCTGTCTCTTGGGGACACTGAAGCAGACAATGAGGAATCAGGCAGGGCCCAACGGAACAGATTGCCTTGGCAAAATAGAGCAAAACCTTTAAGGGTTCTTCTTCTAATTCATCTTGTTAGTCCATCCTGAATCCTTCTTCCAGATCTGCAAATGAGGGAAGTAACAGCACCAAAAATTGCTTCTCTTTATTCTTGGACCTCTAAGGGAAATCAGTTTGGGGTTCAAATAAGAGAGGAGGGTGAGAAGTGATCCTGTTCAAGCTCTGTCCAGAACACCCTCCCCAAAAAGGAAGGTCAAAATGAGGGATTTTTTGGGACAAAGAAATTGAAGTCCCAGGATCATAAGAATTAGTGTGgtgcaataaaaattaaatatttacctcttttcttcttgaggcggtgggagaagaaaaagatgaggcCATTGATGGTAAAGAACGAGCCACCAACAAGGATCTCTCGAACCCAGCCGATTATCTGGCCTGGGGAGGAACCAGTGGTGACTTTGCCATGATGACTCTTACAACGAGCAAGCCCATCTATAGCTACCCACATCTCAGAGGGATGGAGGATAAAAGAAAGGAGGTCTAGAAGGAGGTCCTAGAAAGCCATGGTCTCATCAGAAAAGCCATGTAAGGCGATGAGACTCttttcactgagatttttttccccagtatttctcatattttttgTTGATAAGAGCATGGGCAGACATGGCAATAAGCTCGTTTAGTGACGGACACAGAGACTGAATTAGCGAGATGGATGGTCATATAACAGGACGGGATGGAGATGACACTCACGAATTAATTCATAGGCAAGCACATGCAGAATAAATTAACTGATGATAGGTCAGCAGTTATTAGAGGTTTTAGTGAGGAAGGGTTGGAAAACTCACGTTTCACATAGACATTGACCCAGGGGCTGCTCTCGGAGCGAACGGCACGTCCAGACTTAAATACAAAATAGGCACAACTGTAAGACCCAGAGACCTCCCTTCCTGTGATCCTCAGGTTGTAGCTGTAGTTTTGCAGTTTCACAACTGGGATGGAGATTGCAAGTCCAAAGTCCCCATAGTACTGGAATTCCCTTATATAGAATGAAGAAAAGGGGACGGTGCAGAGGAGCTTGACATTGTTTCCGTATCTGTAGACTGGCTGCTGAGGATCCAGGGACAAAACCGGGGCCACTGGAGCACCTGGGgggaagagcaaacaaaacctgctACCCATTGACATGAGGATTTGTGCACAAAacccattattttttccaatgttGTGCTTCAGATTTGACAAAGGGAGTAGACAAGTTAATTCTTTGGAATATTACTGGGACAAATACAGAACCTTTTACTAAAGATCAGCTTTTGTCGGAGTCATTCATCGCTCTTTTTTCTACGTCTTGAACTATGGGAAGATAAGCACAGACTCACAGACCTCAGAGATATGAATTCAGAGCAACTCAGTTTCTTTGTATTCACCGAAGTgcagaaaacaagtattttcacATGACCAAAGAGGAAGGCATGTGATACACCCCAAACACTAAGGAAAGGCTTGGGGAGGCTCAGTGCCGCGAGACCTCTTGGAGGTGACAGAGCTGTTAGGTTACCCTATTCCTGACTGCTCACAGAAACCCAGGAGCACAAAAGGAGCTTGTGAGAAGGTAGAGACTCAAAGCAACATCATCTAGAGACAACGCAAGACCCA
This Cygnus olor isolate bCygOlo1 unplaced genomic scaffold, bCygOlo1.pri.v2 S100, whole genome shotgun sequence DNA region includes the following protein-coding sequences:
- the LOC121063059 gene encoding uncharacterized protein LOC121063059 isoform X2, with amino-acid sequence MMQYFLAQLLYPLPVPVLSTDPSYDVYYEGERIAFICVAPTMKTVDGFRFFNQSGDQVFALASYSHTVAWFQLTAAKVSAMQYTCMYWVKDAGREIPSNRSLPLSIKVQGAPVAPVLSLDPQQPVYRYGNNVKLLCTVPFSSFYIREFQYYGDFGLAISIPVVKLQNYSYNLRITGREVSGSYSCAYFVFKSGRAVRSESSPWVNVYVKRQIIGWVREILVGGSFFTINGLIFFFSHRLKKKRDLEEGFRMD
- the LOC121063059 gene encoding uncharacterized protein LOC121063059 isoform X1, with product MMQYFLAQLLSFLQVLPLAVSSADPLPVPVLSTDPSYDVYYEGERIAFICVAPTMKTVDGFRFFNQSGDQVFALASYSHTVAWFQLTAAKVSAMQYTCMYWVKDAGREIPSNRSLPLSIKVQGAPVAPVLSLDPQQPVYRYGNNVKLLCTVPFSSFYIREFQYYGDFGLAISIPVVKLQNYSYNLRITGREVSGSYSCAYFVFKSGRAVRSESSPWVNVYVKRQIIGWVREILVGGSFFTINGLIFFFSHRLKKKRDLEEGFRMD